The Toxorhynchites rutilus septentrionalis strain SRP chromosome 3, ASM2978413v1, whole genome shotgun sequence genome includes a region encoding these proteins:
- the LOC129779689 gene encoding arrestin domain-containing protein 2-like produces the protein MTHCEIKFDGNPLGIFQSGQTLSGCVELRLVKPKKISGFILTLSGNAEAKWSENHDKDTTTYTGNEVLLTSESVLVSPSYGETIEMPAGLHVYNFSCVLPPHLPSSYEGKHGRIRYTASAVLVRPWKFNQSCKVAFTVLRPFDPSQFPELRNSINLEQVITFCCWPCRSRPLLITVGTPMNGYVAGQIVDIVVTLDNRSSVSVFGVTSKLKRTVYFISQRPSKKTKEVTETLSTVRSDTYDDNATRCLQKLEIPCVVPTTSSSILIINYKLFITIEVDGCHRNPKFQIPIIIGTVPFINRNYGTFANVSSPSAPPLAPDELPPPTFEEAMNATPVNVNDDENAIGSQPYVPRYPVYKFETLKKC, from the exons ATGACACACTGCGAAATAAAGTTTGACGGCAATCCACTGGGGATTTTTCAGAGCGGTCAAACGCTAAGTGGGTGTGTTGAGCTACGTCTAGTGAAACCAAAGAAAATTTCAG GTTTCATTTTAACGCTTTCAGGGAATGCCGAGGCAAAGTGGTCGGAAAATCACGACAAAGATACAACCACCTATACCGGAAATGAAGTTTTATTAACATCTGAAAGTGTTTTAGTCAGCCCTAGCTATG GAGAAACCATTGAAATGCCTGCTGGGCTGCACGTTTATAATTTTTCCTGTGTACTTCCGCCACATCTCCCTTCGTCATACGAAGGGAAACACGGACGCATTAGATACACAGCGTCGGCGGTGCTCGTGCGCCCCTGGAAGTTCAATCAATCCTGTAAGGTAGCATTTACCGTACTAAGACCGTTCGATCCGAGTCAATTTCCAGAATTGAGGAACTCCATCAATTTGGAACAGGTCATAACTTTCTGCTGTTGGCCCTGTCGATCGAGGCCCTTACTAATCACCGTTGGAACGCCAATGAATGGTTATGTTGCAGGTCAAATAGTGGATATTGTTGTAACATTGGATAACCGCAGCAGTgtcagtgtttttggggttactAGCAAACTCAAACGTACGGTGTATTTCATCAGCCAGAGGCCGAGTAAAAAGACTAAAGAAGTAACTGAAACTTTGTCCACCGTAAGAAGCGATACATACGACGACAACGCCACACGTTGTCTTCAAAAATTGGAAATTCCTTGCGTTGTCCCAACTACAAGCTCTTCGATTCTGATCATAAACTACAAGTTGTTCATTACTATCGAAGTTGATGGTTGTCACAGAAATCCCAAGTTCCAAATCCCAATCATAATTGGTACAGTCCCTTTCATCAATAGAAATTATGGAACTTTTGCTAATGTATCTTCACCTTCGGCACCACCGTTAGCTCCTGATGAATTGC CGCCTCCAACCTTTGAGGAAGCCATGAACGCGACTCCTGTGAACGTAAACGATGACGAAAACGCTATCGGCTCTCAACCATACGTTCCAAGATATCCAGTGTACAAATTCGAAACGCTAAAGAAGTGCTGA